One genomic window of Paeniglutamicibacter sp. Y32M11 includes the following:
- a CDS encoding glutamate ABC transporter substrate-binding protein, with translation MRKSRISAVAAMAAVAALTLTGCGGSGGDSSSDKIKIGIKFDQPGVGYKDGNDYKGFDVDVAKYVANELGYPADKIEFISTPSANREIALQNKQVDMIFASYSITDKRKESVAFAGPYLVAGQDLLVPADSTITGPEELNGKNLCSVTGSTSAQKIKDQFATGVNLQEQAGYAECLGGMGGGTIDAVTTDDIILAGLAAQPANAGKFKVVGNTFSEEKYGVGLNKESDKCEAINTAITKMITSGEWKKAIEANTAGTGFTPNAKTNPPKMDACA, from the coding sequence ATGCGTAAGTCCCGCATTTCAGCAGTAGCAGCCATGGCAGCAGTCGCGGCATTGACACTCACCGGTTGCGGTGGATCAGGCGGCGATTCTTCGTCGGACAAGATCAAGATCGGCATCAAGTTCGACCAGCCAGGTGTCGGCTACAAAGACGGCAACGACTACAAGGGGTTTGACGTTGACGTAGCCAAGTATGTCGCCAACGAGCTCGGCTACCCGGCCGACAAAATTGAGTTCATCTCGACTCCCTCGGCCAACCGCGAGATTGCCTTGCAGAACAAGCAGGTCGATATGATCTTCGCGTCCTACTCGATCACCGACAAGCGTAAGGAATCGGTCGCTTTCGCTGGCCCCTACCTCGTCGCCGGACAGGACCTGCTGGTTCCCGCCGATTCGACTATTACCGGTCCCGAGGAGCTCAATGGCAAGAACCTGTGCTCGGTCACGGGTTCAACCTCGGCACAGAAGATTAAAGACCAGTTCGCTACCGGTGTGAACCTGCAGGAGCAGGCCGGCTACGCGGAGTGCCTCGGCGGCATGGGTGGCGGCACCATTGACGCTGTAACCACCGATGACATCATTTTGGCTGGCCTGGCTGCGCAGCCGGCCAACGCGGGCAAGTTCAAGGTTGTCGGAAACACCTTCTCCGAAGAGAAGTACGGAGTTGGCCTGAACAAGGAATCCGACAAGTGCGAAGCCATCAACACCGCGATCACCAAGATGATCACCTCCGGTGAATGGAAGAAGGCCATCGAGGCCAACACCGCGGGCACCGGCTTCACCCCGAACGCCAAGACCAACCCGCCCAAGATGGACGCCTGCGCCTAA
- a CDS encoding amino acid ABC transporter permease has protein sequence MENYLSLFTQYNIPAAFWVNIQLTFWAAIGATVLGTILAMMRISPVRSFVAFGAGYVNIIRNTPLTIILLFGVLALYNQLGFSLAADFNQNFFNLAVMGLAIYHAAFVCEAIRSGVNTVPVGQAEAARAIGLSFLPAAREVILPQAFRGSIVPLGNVLIALIKNSTVAAVSSVAIEASSVMKTMLEFNGNMIIPIFATFAAGFVIIIIPVGLLTTWLSKKLAVAR, from the coding sequence ATGGAGAACTATCTCTCCCTGTTCACCCAGTACAACATTCCGGCAGCCTTTTGGGTCAATATCCAGCTGACCTTCTGGGCGGCCATCGGTGCCACGGTGCTGGGCACCATTCTTGCGATGATGCGCATTTCACCGGTACGCAGCTTTGTGGCCTTCGGTGCCGGCTACGTGAATATCATCCGCAACACCCCGTTGACAATCATCTTGCTCTTCGGCGTTCTGGCCCTGTACAACCAGCTGGGCTTCTCGCTCGCGGCTGACTTCAACCAGAACTTCTTCAACCTGGCCGTGATGGGCCTGGCGATCTACCACGCAGCATTCGTTTGTGAGGCCATTCGCTCGGGCGTCAACACCGTACCCGTCGGCCAGGCCGAGGCAGCACGCGCCATCGGGCTGAGCTTTCTTCCCGCTGCGCGAGAAGTCATCTTGCCCCAGGCATTCCGTGGCTCGATCGTTCCCCTGGGCAATGTGCTGATCGCACTGATCAAGAACTCCACCGTCGCGGCCGTGAGTTCGGTGGCCATCGAGGCATCGTCGGTCATGAAAACGATGCTCGAATTCAATGGCAACATGATCATCCCGATCTTCGCGACCTTCGCCGCCGGGTTTGTCATCATCATCATCCCGGTGGGTCTGCTGACCACCTGGCTTTCTAAGAAATTGGCGGTGGCCCGATGA
- a CDS encoding amino acid ABC transporter permease, giving the protein MSASVLFDTPGPKAKQRILLINIVGILLIVGLLYLVISGLAAKGQMEGSLWSSLFTSNAWVNFLLPGLLNTLKAAGLSIVLSVTFGLLFGMGLLAEVKALRWFSTVVVEFFRAVPVLLMIVFFNILLSRTGVVDGTDAPYWAVVISLMLYNGSVVAELVRSGVRNLPKGQREAGIAIGLTGTQSLRLIEIPQALVAMLPALIGQFVVILKDSALGYIIGFTEFLFFARTFASANGNMLQALLVAAAVFILINFALSKLAEFVSRRLSSRMPNDVPAAPEADALLPLAVPPGDGTK; this is encoded by the coding sequence ATGAGCGCATCAGTTCTCTTTGATACTCCCGGCCCCAAGGCCAAGCAACGCATTCTGCTGATCAATATCGTGGGCATCCTACTCATCGTGGGCCTGCTCTACCTGGTGATCTCCGGTCTTGCGGCCAAGGGGCAGATGGAAGGATCCTTGTGGTCCTCGCTATTCACCTCCAATGCCTGGGTCAATTTCCTGCTACCAGGTCTGTTGAACACCCTGAAGGCCGCCGGTCTGAGCATTGTCCTTTCGGTCACGTTCGGTCTCCTTTTCGGCATGGGGTTGTTGGCCGAGGTCAAGGCCTTGCGCTGGTTCTCCACCGTCGTGGTGGAATTCTTCCGTGCAGTACCGGTGCTGTTGATGATCGTATTCTTCAACATCCTGCTCTCGCGCACCGGCGTCGTTGACGGCACCGATGCGCCGTACTGGGCAGTGGTCATTTCGCTGATGCTCTACAACGGTTCCGTCGTCGCCGAATTGGTGCGTTCCGGTGTCCGGAACTTGCCTAAGGGTCAGCGTGAAGCCGGCATTGCGATCGGCTTGACCGGCACCCAGTCCTTGCGCCTGATCGAAATTCCGCAGGCTCTGGTGGCCATGTTGCCGGCACTGATCGGCCAGTTCGTGGTGATCCTGAAGGACTCCGCACTGGGCTACATCATCGGTTTCACGGAGTTCCTGTTCTTCGCACGTACCTTCGCCTCGGCCAACGGCAACATGCTGCAGGCCCTGCTGGTTGCTGCGGCAGTGTTCATCCTGATCAACTTCGCCCTGAGCAAGTTGGCAGAATTCGTTTCACGCCGGCTGAGCAGTCGGATGCCAAACGATGTGCCGGCAGCGCCAGAAGCTGACGCTCTGCTTCCGCTGGCCGTACCCCCGGGCGACGGAACGAAGTAG
- the dapE gene encoding succinyl-diaminopimelate desuccinylase, with protein sequence MVHSKPSPATTPTTTSATNLDLYGDVADLTATLMDIESVSGNERALADAIESALRKIPSLQVHRDGDSLVARTTLGRAERVILAGHLDTVPLPTTPGSRGTVPSAWDGETLYGRGATDMKGGVAVQLALAATLSEPNRDITFIFYDHEEVEGSKSGLGRLARNNPELLVGDFAILLEPTNGTVEGGCNGTSRYKVRTKGVAAHSARAWMGENAIHAAAPILQILAVYQPRTVNVDGLEYRESMNAVRINGGIAGNVIPDACEVEVNYRFAPDKDVAAAEAHVFELFAGFDIIRTDGAGGARPGLQHPVAAAFVAAVGQAPKPKYGWTDVARFSDLGIPAVNFGPGDALLAHSDNEHVTRGAIHECLAALRRWLGAEL encoded by the coding sequence ATTGTGCACAGCAAACCCAGCCCCGCCACCACACCCACCACCACTTCGGCCACGAATCTGGACCTGTACGGTGATGTTGCCGATCTGACCGCAACATTGATGGACATCGAATCGGTCTCCGGCAACGAACGAGCCCTGGCCGATGCCATCGAGTCGGCCCTGCGAAAGATCCCGTCGTTACAGGTGCACCGTGACGGTGATTCGCTGGTGGCCCGCACCACGTTAGGTCGAGCCGAGCGTGTCATTTTGGCCGGGCACCTGGACACCGTGCCGCTTCCCACCACGCCGGGCTCGCGTGGAACCGTCCCCTCAGCGTGGGACGGGGAAACACTTTATGGGCGCGGCGCCACGGATATGAAGGGCGGCGTGGCAGTTCAGCTCGCGCTGGCGGCCACATTGAGCGAACCGAACCGTGACATCACCTTCATCTTCTACGATCACGAAGAAGTAGAAGGATCGAAGTCTGGGCTGGGCCGGCTGGCACGCAATAACCCCGAATTGCTCGTTGGGGACTTCGCGATCCTGCTGGAACCCACCAACGGGACGGTGGAGGGCGGATGCAACGGCACAAGCCGCTACAAGGTCCGCACCAAGGGTGTCGCCGCGCACTCGGCCCGTGCATGGATGGGCGAAAATGCCATTCATGCCGCGGCGCCCATTTTGCAAATCCTGGCAGTTTACCAGCCCCGGACGGTGAACGTGGACGGACTCGAGTACCGCGAATCGATGAATGCCGTCCGCATTAACGGCGGCATCGCTGGCAACGTGATTCCCGATGCCTGTGAGGTTGAGGTCAACTACCGGTTCGCGCCCGATAAAGACGTAGCCGCCGCCGAGGCCCATGTATTTGAGCTGTTTGCCGGGTTCGACATCATTCGCACCGATGGTGCCGGCGGTGCACGTCCCGGACTGCAGCACCCCGTCGCTGCTGCCTTTGTGGCAGCCGTCGGGCAGGCACCAAAACCCAAATATGGTTGGACAGACGTAGCCCGCTTCTCCGATTTGGGCATCCCCGCGGTGAACTTCGGCCCGGGCGATGCCTTGCTGGCCCATTCGGATAATGAACATGTCACCCGTGGTGCCATCCACGAATGCCTTGCGGCACTGCGCCGCTGGCTCGGCGCCGAGCTCTAG
- the dapD gene encoding 2,3,4,5-tetrahydropyridine-2,6-dicarboxylate N-succinyltransferase, whose translation MTPVDNKLAHAPTQDLRIASAHGLATYASDGLILDVWFPQPALGILEDAAQIEGDLAAAASDDADRGTTQGVISLEINIDVAPADTADVWLRLHLLSHRLVEPNNVNLDGAFGLLQNVVWTNFGPCAVADFERTRLRLRHRGPLTVFGVDKFPRMLDYVVPTGVRVADGGRVRLGAHLASGTTVMHEGFVNFNAGTLGASMVEGRISASVVVGDGSDVGGGASIMGTLSGGGKEKIVIGERVLLGANSGVGISIGDDSVVEAGLYVTAGTRVQLGDKVVKAVELSGVSNLLFRRNSITGAVEALPRAGQHVELNSALHAN comes from the coding sequence ATGACACCGGTAGACAACAAACTTGCGCACGCGCCCACCCAGGACCTCAGAATTGCTTCGGCCCACGGCTTGGCCACGTACGCCTCCGATGGATTGATCCTCGACGTGTGGTTCCCGCAACCAGCTCTCGGCATTCTTGAAGACGCGGCACAGATCGAAGGCGATCTTGCCGCAGCAGCCAGCGACGATGCTGACCGCGGCACCACCCAGGGCGTCATCTCCCTGGAAATCAACATTGATGTAGCCCCCGCAGACACCGCGGACGTGTGGCTGCGTCTGCACCTGCTCTCCCACCGCTTGGTAGAGCCGAACAACGTGAACCTCGACGGGGCCTTCGGCCTGCTGCAGAACGTGGTGTGGACCAACTTTGGTCCCTGCGCCGTGGCCGACTTCGAACGCACCCGCCTCCGGTTGCGTCACCGCGGCCCGCTGACGGTGTTCGGGGTCGACAAATTCCCGCGCATGCTCGACTACGTGGTTCCCACCGGCGTACGAGTTGCCGATGGTGGACGTGTTCGCCTCGGGGCACACCTGGCCTCCGGAACCACCGTGATGCACGAGGGTTTTGTTAACTTTAATGCCGGCACCCTGGGCGCTTCCATGGTCGAGGGCCGCATTTCGGCCTCGGTGGTAGTGGGCGACGGTTCGGATGTCGGAGGCGGCGCCTCCATCATGGGCACCCTTTCCGGTGGCGGCAAGGAAAAGATTGTCATCGGCGAACGAGTATTGCTCGGCGCCAACTCCGGCGTCGGCATTTCCATTGGCGACGATTCGGTCGTGGAGGCCGGACTCTACGTCACGGCCGGCACCCGCGTTCAGCTGGGCGACAAGGTAGTGAAGGCCGTGGAGCTCTCCGGAGTTTCCAACCTGCTCTTCCGCCGCAACTCGATCACCGGCGCCGTTGAAGCCTTGCCGCGTGCCGGCCAGCACGTCGAGCTCAACAGCGCCCTGCATGCCAACTGA
- a CDS encoding citrate synthase, whose translation MTENNSAQLSFGGNNIELPVVPAVEGNNGFNIAPLLKATGGVTYDPGFMNTAATKSAITYIDGDAGILRYRGYPIEQLAQKSSFLETSYLLIYGNLPSATELEEFDQKIRRHTLLHEELKGFFGGFPRDAHPMPVLSSAVTALSTWYQDSLDPFDEEQVELSTIRLLAKMPVIAAYAHKKSVGQALLYPDNSMNLVENFMRLSFGNAAEQYEMDPVIVKALDQLLVLHADHEQNCSTSTVRLVGSSNANMFASVSAGINALSGPAHGGANEAVLKMLRQIQSDGLKPADFMEKVKNKEDGVRLMGFGHRVYKNYDPRAKIIKATAHDILAKLGGNDELLDIAMSLEERALSDDYFISRKLYPNVDFYTGLIYKAMGFPEKMFTVLFAIGRLPGWIAQYREMLQDPEMKIGRPRQLYVGETERSFPTR comes from the coding sequence ATGACGGAAAATAATTCTGCTCAGCTCAGCTTCGGCGGCAACAACATCGAACTCCCTGTTGTACCCGCCGTGGAAGGCAACAACGGCTTTAATATTGCACCCCTGTTGAAGGCGACAGGCGGCGTAACGTACGACCCCGGCTTCATGAACACCGCGGCAACGAAGTCTGCGATTACCTACATCGACGGCGACGCAGGGATTCTGCGCTACCGCGGTTACCCGATCGAGCAGCTGGCCCAGAAGTCCAGCTTCCTCGAGACCAGCTACCTGCTGATCTACGGAAACCTTCCCTCGGCCACCGAGCTTGAGGAATTTGACCAGAAGATCCGCCGCCACACCCTGTTGCATGAAGAGCTCAAGGGCTTCTTCGGCGGCTTCCCGCGTGATGCCCACCCGATGCCGGTGCTGTCCTCGGCAGTGACGGCGCTGTCGACCTGGTACCAGGACTCACTGGATCCCTTCGACGAAGAGCAGGTCGAACTCTCGACCATCCGCTTGCTGGCCAAGATGCCGGTCATCGCCGCCTACGCCCACAAGAAGTCCGTCGGCCAGGCCCTGCTCTACCCGGATAACTCCATGAACCTCGTGGAAAACTTCATGCGTCTGAGCTTCGGCAACGCCGCAGAGCAGTACGAAATGGACCCGGTCATCGTCAAGGCCCTGGACCAGCTGCTGGTCCTGCACGCCGATCACGAACAGAACTGCTCAACCTCCACCGTGCGCCTGGTGGGATCGTCGAACGCCAACATGTTCGCGTCGGTCTCCGCAGGCATCAACGCCCTCTCCGGCCCCGCTCACGGCGGCGCCAACGAGGCAGTGCTCAAGATGCTGCGCCAGATCCAGTCCGATGGACTGAAGCCGGCAGACTTCATGGAGAAGGTCAAGAACAAGGAAGACGGCGTCCGCCTCATGGGCTTCGGACACCGCGTTTACAAGAACTACGATCCGCGCGCCAAGATCATCAAGGCGACGGCTCACGACATTCTGGCCAAGCTCGGCGGCAACGACGAGCTGCTCGACATCGCGATGTCCCTCGAAGAGCGTGCCTTGAGCGATGATTACTTCATCTCGCGCAAGCTCTACCCGAACGTGGACTTCTACACCGGCCTGATCTACAAGGCGATGGGCTTCCCGGAAAAGATGTTCACCGTGCTCTTCGCCATTGGCCGTTTGCCGGGCTGGATTGCCCAGTACCGCGAAATGCTGCAGGACCCGGAAATGAAGATTGGCCGCCCGCGCCAGCTTTACGTTGGGGAAACCGAGCGCAGCTTCCCGACCCGCTAA
- the dapC gene encoding succinyldiaminopimelate transaminase, with product MLTLPDYPWNALAPYAERAAAHEGGTVNLSIGTPVDPTPEIIKRALRDAADAPGYPTTHGTPAVREAIVAWFERRREVTGLSIDDVMPTVGSKELVAWLPLLLGLGAGDLVVRPLVAYPTYDIGAQLAGADSIAADSLADLSAADRARVKLVWVNSPGNPTGIVRGAAELKALVDDARSLGAVVASDECYAELGWGEHEASVPSILHDSVSGGDHSDLFAVYSLSKQSNLAGYRAAFIAGAPNLMPALVNNRKHAGMIVPAPVQAAMTAALSDDGHVRDQKELYRARRDALVPALKNFGLRIEDSVGGLYLWCTADEDCWVTMGRLAELGIIAGPGAFYGEAGANFVRIALTATDERIASAVQRLNAAS from the coding sequence ATGCTGACGCTTCCTGACTATCCATGGAATGCCCTCGCCCCTTATGCCGAACGTGCCGCGGCACACGAGGGCGGGACGGTCAACCTTTCCATCGGCACACCCGTTGACCCGACACCAGAGATCATCAAGCGGGCCCTGCGAGATGCGGCGGATGCTCCCGGTTACCCGACGACCCACGGCACCCCAGCGGTCCGCGAAGCCATCGTGGCCTGGTTCGAGCGCCGCCGGGAGGTTACCGGCCTGAGCATCGATGACGTCATGCCGACCGTGGGCTCCAAGGAGCTTGTTGCCTGGTTACCGCTCTTGCTGGGTCTTGGCGCCGGTGACTTAGTGGTCCGCCCACTGGTTGCCTACCCGACCTACGATATTGGTGCACAGTTGGCCGGCGCCGATTCGATCGCCGCAGACTCACTGGCGGATCTTTCGGCAGCGGATCGTGCGCGCGTCAAGCTCGTGTGGGTTAATTCCCCGGGTAATCCGACCGGCATTGTTCGTGGCGCCGCAGAACTCAAGGCCTTGGTCGATGACGCTCGTTCGCTCGGTGCCGTGGTGGCATCGGATGAATGTTACGCCGAGCTCGGCTGGGGCGAACACGAGGCGAGTGTGCCAAGCATCCTGCACGACTCGGTTTCGGGAGGGGATCACAGCGACCTGTTCGCGGTGTACTCCCTGTCCAAGCAATCTAACCTCGCCGGATACCGTGCGGCCTTCATCGCCGGTGCGCCGAATCTGATGCCGGCATTGGTCAATAACCGCAAGCACGCCGGAATGATTGTCCCGGCACCGGTGCAGGCGGCAATGACTGCAGCGTTGAGTGACGATGGGCACGTCAGGGACCAAAAAGAGCTGTATCGAGCCCGCCGCGATGCGCTGGTTCCGGCTCTGAAGAACTTCGGGCTGCGCATCGAAGATTCGGTCGGCGGCCTCTACCTTTGGTGCACCGCCGACGAGGACTGCTGGGTGACCATGGGTCGACTGGCCGAATTGGGCATCATTGCCGGCCCCGGAGCCTTCTACGGCGAGGCCGGAGCCAACTTTGTGCGCATCGCGCTCACGGCAACTGACGAACGCATCGCCAGCGCCGTCCAGCGACTGAATGCGGCTAGCTAA